The Ensifer adhaerens genome contains a region encoding:
- a CDS encoding methyltransferase family protein, producing the protein MSTTLPTILMLVVGLSTLALAILRRVQSGRSPVVLTYGDDAEGFAGRLFRLIVAALVIHLLAVAMLPASVDAALGRIPALDTPILHAVGLALMTLGGGLTMLSQWAMRHSWKIGIPEKQDAPLVTSGLYAFSRNPIYVGMVTALIGTVMAVPNVISVALALSAWISISYQIRMEETHLAKVFGDAYGAYCRRVRRWV; encoded by the coding sequence ATGTCCACCACCCTTCCCACCATCCTGATGCTCGTCGTGGGATTGTCCACGCTCGCGCTGGCGATCCTCCGCCGCGTGCAATCCGGCCGCTCGCCGGTCGTGCTAACCTATGGCGACGATGCGGAAGGGTTTGCGGGCAGGCTTTTCCGCCTGATCGTCGCAGCGCTGGTGATCCACCTGCTGGCGGTCGCCATGCTCCCGGCCTCCGTCGATGCTGCCCTCGGCCGGATCCCGGCGCTCGACACGCCCATCCTTCACGCCGTCGGCCTGGCGCTGATGACGCTCGGCGGCGGGCTGACGATGCTGTCGCAATGGGCGATGCGTCATTCCTGGAAGATCGGCATCCCTGAAAAGCAGGACGCGCCGCTTGTGACCTCAGGCCTCTATGCCTTCTCGCGCAACCCGATCTATGTCGGCATGGTGACCGCGCTGATCGGCACGGTGATGGCGGTGCCCAACGTCATCTCGGTGGCGCTGGCGCTCTCCGCCTGGATCTCGATTTCCTACCAGATCCGCATGGAGGAAACCCACCTCGCCAAGGTCTTCGGCGACGCCTACGGTGCCTATTGCAGGCGTGTCCGCCGGTGGGTCTGA
- the cobW gene encoding cobalamin biosynthesis protein CobW: MTTARANQGKIPATVITGFLGAGKTTMIRNLLQNADGKRIALIINEFGDLGVDGDVLKGCGAEACTEDDIIELTNGCICCTVADDFIPTMTKLLERENRPDHIIIETSGLALPQPLIAAFNWPDIRSEVTVDGVVTVVDSAAVAAGRFADDHDKVDALRVEDDNLDHESPIEELFEDQLTAADLIVLNKTDLIDASGLKAVRDEVSSRTSRKPTMIEAKNGEVAAAILLGLGVGTESDIANRKSHHEMEHEAGEEHDHDEFDSFVVELGSIADPAAFIDRLKGVIAEHDVLRLKGFADVPGKPMRLLIQAVGARIDQYYDRAWGAGEKRGTRLVVIGLHDMDEAAVRAAITALV, translated from the coding sequence ATGACCACTGCGAGAGCCAACCAGGGCAAGATCCCGGCGACCGTCATCACCGGCTTCCTCGGCGCCGGCAAGACGACGATGATCCGCAACCTGCTGCAGAACGCCGACGGCAAGCGCATCGCGCTGATCATCAACGAGTTCGGCGATCTTGGCGTCGACGGCGATGTCTTGAAGGGCTGCGGTGCCGAGGCCTGCACCGAGGACGACATCATCGAGCTCACCAATGGCTGCATCTGCTGCACCGTGGCTGACGATTTCATCCCGACCATGACGAAGCTGCTCGAGCGTGAAAACCGTCCTGACCACATCATCATCGAAACCTCGGGCCTTGCCCTGCCGCAGCCGCTGATCGCCGCTTTCAACTGGCCGGATATCCGCAGCGAAGTGACCGTCGATGGCGTCGTCACCGTGGTCGACAGCGCCGCCGTTGCCGCTGGCCGCTTTGCCGACGACCACGACAAGGTCGATGCGCTGCGCGTCGAGGACGACAATCTCGATCACGAAAGCCCGATCGAGGAGCTGTTCGAGGATCAACTGACGGCTGCCGATCTCATCGTTCTCAACAAGACCGATCTGATCGATGCCTCCGGCCTCAAGGCCGTGCGCGACGAGGTGTCTTCGCGCACCAGCCGCAAGCCCACGATGATCGAGGCGAAAAACGGCGAAGTCGCCGCTGCCATCCTGCTTGGCCTCGGTGTCGGCACGGAAAGCGATATCGCCAACCGCAAGTCGCATCACGAGATGGAGCACGAGGCAGGTGAGGAGCACGATCACGACGAGTTCGACAGCTTCGTCGTCGAGCTCGGTTCGATCGCCGATCCGGCCGCCTTCATCGATCGCCTGAAGGGCGTAATCGCGGAGCACGACGTTCTGCGCCTCAAGGGTTTTGCAGACGTGCCCGGCAAGCCGATGCGCCTCCTGATCCAGGCGGTCGGCGCCCGCATCGACCAATATTACGACCGCGCCTGGGGCGCTGGCGAAAAGCGCGGTACGCGCCTCGTCGTCATCGGCCTGCACGACATGGACGAGGCGGCGGTGCGCGCCGCGATCACCGCGCTCGTGTAG
- the cobO gene encoding cob(I)yrinic acid a,c-diamide adenosyltransferase produces MSDETTVGGEAPAEKDDARHAMKMAKKKAAREKIMATKTDEKGLIIVNTGKGKGKSTAGFGMIFRHIAHGMPCAVVQFIKGAMATGERELIEKHFGDVCQFYTLGEGFTWETQDRARDVAMAEKAWEKAKELIRDERNSMVLLDEINIALRYDYIDVAEVVRFLKEEKPHMTHVVLTGRNAKEDLIEVADLVTEMELIKHPFRSGIKAQQGVEF; encoded by the coding sequence ATGAGCGACGAGACGACAGTAGGCGGCGAAGCCCCGGCCGAGAAGGACGATGCCCGCCACGCCATGAAGATGGCGAAGAAGAAGGCAGCACGCGAAAAGATCATGGCGACGAAGACCGACGAGAAGGGTCTGATCATCGTCAACACCGGCAAAGGCAAGGGCAAGTCGACCGCCGGCTTCGGCATGATCTTCCGCCATATCGCCCACGGCATGCCCTGCGCCGTCGTGCAGTTCATCAAGGGTGCGATGGCAACCGGCGAGCGCGAGTTGATCGAGAAGCATTTCGGCGATGTCTGCCAGTTCTACACGCTCGGCGAGGGCTTCACCTGGGAAACGCAGGATCGCGCCCGCGATGTTGCGATGGCTGAAAAGGCCTGGGAGAAGGCGAAGGAACTGATCCGTGACGAGCGCAACTCGATGGTGCTGCTCGACGAGATCAACATTGCTCTGCGCTACGACTACATCGACGTCGCCGAAGTGGTGCGCTTCCTGAAGGAAGAAAAGCCGCACATGACGCATGTGGTGCTCACCGGCCGCAACGCGAAAGAAGACCTGATCGAAGTCGCCGATCTCGTCACTGAGATGGAGCTGATCAAGCATCCGTTCCGTTCCGGCATCAAGGCGCAGCAGGGCGTGGAGTTCTGA
- a CDS encoding EamA family transporter, whose protein sequence is MSQSWQFWALLSAAFAALTAVFAKVGVAQINSDFATLIRTVVILCVIAAIVAATGQWQKPSEIPGRTWLFLALSGLATGASWLAYFRALKLGDAARVAPLDKLSIVMVAIFGVLFLGEKLNLMNWLGVAFIAAGALLLAVF, encoded by the coding sequence ATGAGCCAGAGCTGGCAGTTCTGGGCGCTGCTTTCGGCCGCCTTCGCTGCGCTCACGGCGGTGTTTGCCAAGGTCGGGGTTGCGCAGATCAACTCCGACTTCGCAACGCTGATCCGCACCGTCGTCATCCTCTGCGTGATCGCCGCCATCGTGGCGGCGACAGGGCAGTGGCAGAAGCCATCGGAAATCCCGGGCCGCACCTGGCTGTTCCTGGCGCTGTCAGGGCTTGCGACTGGCGCTTCCTGGCTTGCCTATTTCCGCGCGCTGAAGCTCGGCGACGCCGCCCGCGTGGCGCCGCTCGACAAGCTCTCGATCGTCATGGTCGCGATCTTCGGCGTGCTCTTCCTCGGTGAAAAGCTCAACCTGATGAACTGGCTCGGCGTCGCCTTCATTGCCGCCGGGGCGCTGTTGCTGGCGGTGTTTTGA
- a CDS encoding HD domain-containing protein: MIDLENSALQFATRAHGEQKRKYDGRPYIVHPIAVAEIVRSVPHTPEMIAAALLHDTVEDTDATLLEIKEAFGPKVATLVAWLTDISTPFHGNRQVRKELDRQHLASAPAAAKTVKLADLIDNAIAIKAGDPNFWKVFGAEMKRLLEVLGDGDETLLAKARALAPE; this comes from the coding sequence ATGATCGATCTCGAGAACAGCGCGCTCCAGTTTGCAACCCGAGCACACGGCGAACAGAAGCGTAAGTATGACGGTCGGCCCTATATCGTTCATCCGATTGCGGTGGCGGAGATTGTTCGAAGCGTGCCCCATACGCCCGAAATGATCGCCGCAGCGCTGCTTCACGATACGGTCGAAGATACCGACGCGACGCTGCTGGAGATCAAGGAAGCGTTCGGCCCCAAGGTCGCAACACTGGTTGCGTGGCTCACCGACATATCCACTCCGTTCCACGGCAACCGACAGGTGCGCAAGGAACTGGATCGCCAGCACCTCGCATCGGCGCCCGCCGCGGCGAAAACCGTCAAGCTCGCCGACCTGATCGACAATGCGATAGCGATCAAAGCCGGCGATCCGAATTTCTGGAAAGTGTTCGGCGCCGAGATGAAACGCTTGCTGGAGGTCTTGGGCGACGGCGACGAGACCCTTCTCGCAAAGGCCCGTGCATTAGCGCCGGAATGA
- a CDS encoding cation transporter, with the protein MDTDLRRVVLIVSLLNLGYFGVELLVALSIGSVSLMADSVDFLEDASVNMLIFFALAWTARTRARVGMAMAFILLVPALAFLWTAWAKFMDPVPPEPFALSLTGLGALVVNLFCAYLLVAYRHTSGSLTRAAFLSARNDAFANVAIIAAGLATAYLWQSAWPDLIVGLGIALMNLDAAREVWEAASEEHDVAA; encoded by the coding sequence GTGGATACCGACCTGCGCCGCGTCGTCCTCATCGTCTCCCTGTTGAACCTTGGCTATTTCGGGGTCGAACTCCTTGTCGCGCTTTCGATCGGCTCGGTGTCCCTCATGGCCGACAGCGTCGACTTCCTCGAAGACGCCTCCGTCAACATGCTGATTTTCTTTGCTCTGGCCTGGACGGCGCGAACCCGCGCGCGGGTCGGCATGGCGATGGCGTTCATTCTACTGGTACCGGCGCTGGCCTTCCTTTGGACGGCCTGGGCGAAGTTCATGGATCCGGTCCCGCCAGAGCCCTTTGCCCTGTCCCTGACCGGACTTGGGGCGCTGGTGGTCAACCTCTTCTGCGCCTATCTGCTCGTCGCCTACCGTCACACGAGCGGCAGCCTCACGCGGGCAGCATTTCTCTCGGCCCGCAACGATGCCTTCGCCAATGTGGCCATCATCGCCGCGGGTCTGGCGACAGCCTATCTGTGGCAGTCGGCCTGGCCGGACCTGATCGTCGGCCTGGGGATTGCCCTGATGAACCTGGATGCCGCGCGGGAAGTCTGGGAAGCCGCAAGCGAGGAGCACGATGTCGCAGCGTAG
- a CDS encoding cobalamin biosynthesis protein → MPSGQHSAQTTKAGAGLVLGLGCERRTPAEEVIALAERALADAGVAPGDLRLVASLDARAEEPAILAAAQHFAVPAAFYDAATLEAEASRLANPSEIVFAYTGCHGVAEGAALVGAGREAVLIVQKIVSAHATAALAGPATLRAEKRIQAAEAV, encoded by the coding sequence ATGCCATCGGGCCAACACTCTGCACAGACGACGAAAGCAGGAGCCGGGCTGGTGCTCGGGCTCGGCTGCGAGCGTCGCACGCCGGCCGAAGAGGTGATCGCCCTTGCCGAGCGTGCGCTTGCCGATGCCGGTGTTGCGCCCGGCGATCTGCGGCTGGTCGCCTCGCTCGATGCTCGCGCCGAGGAGCCGGCGATCCTGGCGGCCGCTCAGCATTTCGCGGTTCCGGCCGCGTTCTACGATGCCGCCACGCTCGAAGCCGAAGCTTCCCGGCTCGCCAACCCGTCCGAGATCGTCTTTGCCTACACGGGTTGTCATGGCGTTGCCGAGGGTGCAGCGCTCGTCGGCGCCGGTCGCGAAGCCGTGCTGATTGTGCAGAAGATCGTCTCCGCCCATGCGACGGCCGCACTTGCCGGGCCGGCGACCTTGCGCGCCGAAAAGCGCATCCAGGCGGCGGAGGCTGTCTGA
- the cobN gene encoding cobaltochelatase subunit CobN: protein MHLLLAQKGTIADGNEAIDLGQTPADILFLSAADTELSSIAAAHGRRDGGLSLRIASLMSLMHPMSVDTYVERTARHAKLIVVRPLGGASYFRYLLEALHAAAVTHRFEIAVLPGDDKPDPGLEPFSTVAADDRQRLWAYFTEGGSDNAGLFLDYAAALVTGAEKPQPAKPLLKAGIWWPGAGVIGVSEWQSLVQGRMVAREGFEPPTVGICFYRALVQSGETRPVEALIDALEAEGVRALPVFVSSLKDAVSVGTLQAIFSEAAPDVVMNATGFAVSSPGADRQPTVLESTGAPVLQVIFSGSSRAQWETSPQGLMARDLAMNVALPEVDGRILARAVSFKAASIYDAKVEANIVGHEPLEGRVRFAADLAVNWAKLRRAEPAERRIAIVMANYPNRDGRLGNGVGLDTPAGTVEVLSAMAREGYAVGEVPADGDALIRFLMAGPTNAASHDREIRERISLNDYKTFFDSLPKQIKDEVAGRWGVPEADPFFLDGAFALPLARFGEVIVGIQPARGYNIDPKESYHSPDLVPPHGYLAFYAFLRQQFGAQAIVHMGKHGNLEWLPGKALALSETCYPEAIFGPLPHIYPFIVNDPGEGTQAKRRTSAVIIDHLTPPLTRAESYGPLKDLEALVDEYYDAAGGDPRRLRLLSRQILDLVRDIGLDSDAGIDRGDSDDKALEKLDAYLCDLKEMQIRDGLHIFGVAPEGRLLTDLTVALARVPRGLGEGGDQSLQRAIAADAGLRGFAIPTSAGGNPARDAQPFDPLDCVMSDTWTGPKPSILADLSDAPWRTAGDTVERIELLAANLVSGELACPDHWANTRAVLGEIETRLKPSISNSGAAEMTGFLTGLSGRFVAPGPSGAPTRGRPDVLPTGRNFYSVDSRAVPTPAAYELGKKSAELLIRRYLQDHGEWPSSFGLTAWGTANMRTGGDDIAQALALIGAKPTWDMVSRRVMGYEIVPLAVLGRPRVDVTLRISGFFRDAFPDQIALFDKAIRAVGALEEDDADNMIAARMRAESRRLEAEGVEAAEAARRASYRVFGAKPGAYGAGLQALIDEKGWETKADLAEAYLTWGAYAYGAGEEGKAERDLFEERLRTIEAVVQNQDNREHDLLDSDDYYQFEGGMSAAAEQLGGHRPAIYHNDHSRPEKPVIRSLEEEIGRVVRARVVNPKWIDGVMRHGYKGAFEIAATVDYMFAFAATTGAVRDHHFEAAYQAFIVDERVADFMRDKNPAAFAELAERLLEAIDRNLWTPRSNSARFELAGIGTAATRLRAGNE, encoded by the coding sequence ATGCATCTGCTTCTCGCCCAGAAAGGAACGATCGCCGACGGCAACGAGGCGATCGACCTTGGGCAAACGCCGGCCGATATCCTTTTCCTATCGGCCGCCGACACCGAGCTCTCCTCGATCGCCGCGGCTCACGGCCGACGCGACGGAGGCTTGAGCCTGCGCATCGCCAGCCTGATGAGCCTGATGCACCCGATGTCGGTCGACACTTACGTCGAGCGCACGGCGCGTCACGCCAAGCTGATCGTCGTCCGGCCGCTCGGTGGCGCCAGCTATTTCCGTTATCTGCTGGAAGCCCTGCATGCGGCTGCCGTCACCCATCGTTTCGAGATCGCGGTTCTGCCGGGTGACGACAAGCCGGATCCGGGGCTGGAGCCTTTCTCCACCGTCGCAGCCGACGACCGCCAGCGCCTTTGGGCTTACTTCACCGAAGGCGGCTCGGACAATGCCGGGCTGTTTCTCGACTATGCGGCCGCACTGGTCACAGGTGCGGAGAAGCCGCAGCCGGCAAAGCCCCTGTTGAAGGCCGGCATCTGGTGGCCGGGTGCTGGTGTGATCGGCGTCAGCGAATGGCAGTCCCTTGTTCAGGGACGGATGGTAGCGAGGGAGGGATTCGAACCCCCGACGGTCGGGATCTGCTTTTACCGCGCGCTCGTGCAGAGTGGCGAGACACGGCCTGTGGAGGCGCTGATCGATGCGCTGGAGGCTGAAGGTGTGCGGGCACTGCCGGTGTTTGTCTCAAGCCTCAAGGATGCCGTTTCCGTCGGCACGCTGCAGGCGATTTTTTCCGAGGCCGCACCCGACGTGGTGATGAACGCCACTGGCTTTGCGGTCTCGTCGCCCGGTGCCGACCGTCAGCCGACGGTGCTGGAATCGACCGGTGCGCCGGTGCTGCAGGTGATTTTCTCCGGCTCGTCGCGGGCGCAATGGGAAACGTCGCCGCAGGGGCTGATGGCGCGCGACCTCGCCATGAACGTGGCACTCCCCGAAGTCGATGGCCGCATCCTTGCGCGCGCCGTCTCCTTCAAGGCGGCGTCGATCTATGACGCCAAGGTGGAGGCCAATATCGTCGGCCATGAGCCGCTCGAAGGCCGGGTGCGCTTTGCCGCTGATCTTGCCGTCAACTGGGCGAAGCTGCGCCGGGCAGAGCCCGCCGAGCGCCGTATTGCCATCGTCATGGCCAACTATCCGAACCGCGACGGTCGCCTCGGCAACGGTGTCGGGCTCGACACGCCGGCCGGTACCGTCGAGGTGCTTAGCGCCATGGCGCGGGAAGGCTATGCGGTCGGTGAGGTTCCCGCCGATGGCGACGCGCTGATCCGCTTTCTGATGGCCGGGCCGACCAATGCGGCGAGCCATGACCGTGAAATCCGCGAGCGTATTTCGCTGAACGATTACAAAACGTTCTTCGATTCGCTTCCGAAACAGATAAAGGATGAAGTTGCCGGTCGCTGGGGCGTGCCGGAGGCCGATCCCTTTTTCCTCGATGGCGCCTTCGCGCTGCCGCTCGCCCGCTTCGGCGAGGTGATCGTCGGCATCCAACCGGCGCGCGGCTACAACATCGATCCGAAGGAAAGCTACCATTCCCCGGACCTCGTGCCGCCGCATGGCTATCTCGCCTTCTACGCCTTCCTGCGCCAGCAGTTCGGAGCGCAGGCGATCGTCCACATGGGCAAGCACGGCAATCTCGAATGGCTGCCGGGCAAGGCGCTGGCGCTGTCGGAAACCTGCTATCCCGAAGCGATCTTCGGGCCGCTGCCGCACATCTATCCCTTCATCGTCAACGATCCGGGCGAAGGTACGCAGGCCAAGCGCCGCACCAGCGCCGTCATCATCGACCACCTGACCCCGCCCTTGACGCGCGCCGAATCCTACGGCCCGCTCAAGGATCTGGAAGCGCTCGTCGACGAATATTACGACGCCGCCGGCGGTGATCCGCGCCGCCTCAGGCTGCTCAGCCGCCAGATCCTCGATCTCGTGCGCGACATCGGCCTCGACAGCGACGCAGGCATCGACAGGGGCGACAGCGACGACAAGGCGCTGGAAAAGCTCGACGCCTATCTCTGCGACCTCAAGGAAATGCAGATCCGCGACGGCCTGCACATCTTCGGCGTTGCGCCGGAAGGGCGGTTGTTGACGGACCTCACCGTAGCGCTGGCGCGCGTGCCCCGAGGTCTCGGCGAGGGCGGCGACCAGAGCCTGCAGCGGGCGATCGCAGCGGATGCGGGGCTGCGTGGGTTTGCTATTCCCACCTCGGCGGGGGGCAACCCCGCACGCGACGCCCAACCCTTCGACCCGCTCGACTGCGTCATGTCCGACACCTGGACAGGCCCGAAACCGTCCATCCTCGCTGACCTCTCGGACGCCCCCTGGCGCACCGCCGGCGATACGGTCGAGCGCATCGAGTTGCTTGCCGCAAATCTCGTGTCGGGTGAACTGGCTTGCCCGGACCACTGGGCCAACACCCGCGCCGTGCTCGGCGAAATCGAAACGCGCCTGAAGCCGTCGATTTCAAACTCGGGTGCCGCCGAGATGACCGGCTTCCTCACCGGTCTCAGCGGCCGCTTCGTCGCCCCCGGTCCATCGGGCGCGCCGACGCGCGGCCGGCCGGATGTGTTGCCGACGGGGCGCAATTTCTACTCGGTCGACAGCCGCGCCGTGCCGACGCCGGCGGCTTACGAGCTTGGCAAGAAATCGGCCGAGCTTCTGATCCGCCGCTACCTGCAGGACCATGGCGAATGGCCGTCCTCCTTTGGCCTGACCGCCTGGGGCACGGCGAACATGCGCACCGGCGGCGACGACATCGCCCAGGCCCTGGCGCTGATCGGCGCCAAGCCCACCTGGGACATGGTCTCTCGCCGGGTGATGGGCTACGAGATCGTGCCGCTCGCAGTCCTCGGCCGCCCACGCGTCGACGTGACCTTGCGCATTTCCGGCTTCTTCCGCGATGCCTTCCCGGACCAGATCGCGCTCTTCGACAAGGCGATCCGCGCCGTCGGCGCGCTGGAGGAAGACGATGCCGACAACATGATCGCCGCACGCATGCGGGCGGAAAGCCGGCGGCTGGAGGCCGAAGGCGTGGAAGCCGCCGAGGCCGCGCGTCGCGCCTCCTACCGCGTCTTTGGCGCAAAGCCCGGTGCCTATGGCGCCGGCCTGCAGGCGCTGATCGACGAGAAGGGCTGGGAAACCAAAGCAGATCTCGCCGAGGCCTATCTTACCTGGGGCGCCTATGCCTATGGCGCCGGCGAGGAGGGCAAGGCCGAGCGCGATCTTTTCGAGGAGCGCCTGCGCACGATAGAGGCGGTGGTGCAGAACCAGGACAACCGCGAGCACGATCTGCTCGACAGCGACGACTACTACCAGTTCGAAGGCGGCATGAGCGCTGCCGCCGAACAGCTCGGCGGTCACCGTCCGGCGATCTACCACAACGACCATTCCCGTCCGGAAAAGCCTGTGATCCGGTCGCTCGAAGAAGAGATCGGCCGCGTGGTCCGGGCCCGCGTCGTCAATCCCAAGTGGATCGATGGCGTCATGCGCCACGGATACAAGGGCGCCTTCGAGATCGCTGCCACGGTCGACTACATGTTCGCCTTTGCCGCGACCACGGGTGCGGTGCGCGACCATCATTTCGAGGCCGCTTATCAGGCGTTCATTGTCGACGAGCGCGTGGCTGACTTCATGCGCGACAAGAACCCGGCCGCCTTTGCCGAGCTTGCCGAACGCCTGCTTGAAGCAATCGACCGCAATCTCTGGACGCCGCGCTCGAATTCGGCGCGGTTTGAACTTGCCGGCATCGGCACGGCAGCAACCCGGCTTCGTGCCGGCAATGAATAG
- the cobU gene encoding bifunctional adenosylcobinamide kinase/adenosylcobinamide-phosphate guanylyltransferase: MSSLSAGPVLVLGGARSGKSSFSERLVEASGFTMHYVATGRAWDDEMRERIDHHRTRRGEGWTTHEEPLDLVGILRRIDDPSHVVLIDCLTLWVTNLMLEERDMTAEFAALVAYLPEARARLVFVSNEVGLGIVPENRMAREFRDHAGRLHQIVAEKSAEVYFVAAGLPLKMKG; the protein is encoded by the coding sequence ATGAGCAGTCTCAGCGCCGGGCCCGTGCTGGTCCTTGGCGGCGCCCGTTCCGGCAAGTCCAGCTTTTCCGAGAGGCTCGTCGAAGCGTCCGGCTTCACCATGCATTATGTCGCCACGGGCCGCGCCTGGGACGACGAAATGCGCGAGCGCATCGACCATCACCGGACGCGCCGCGGCGAGGGCTGGACGACGCATGAGGAGCCGCTCGATCTCGTCGGCATCCTCAGACGCATCGATGATCCCAGCCATGTGGTCCTGATCGACTGCCTGACGCTATGGGTCACCAATCTCATGCTGGAAGAGCGCGACATGACGGCGGAGTTCGCCGCCCTTGTTGCGTATCTGCCCGAGGCGCGGGCGCGCCTCGTCTTTGTTTCCAATGAGGTCGGCCTCGGCATCGTGCCCGAGAACCGCATGGCCCGCGAGTTTCGCGACCATGCCGGCCGGCTTCACCAGATCGTTGCGGAGAAATCCGCTGAAGTTTACTTTGTCGCGGCCGGTTTGCCGCTGAAAATGAAGGGTTGA
- a CDS encoding TSUP family transporter, whose protein sequence is MQDLAFHLLAFLFVAAFIAGFIDSIAGGGGMITIPAMLIAGIPPLQTLGTNKLQGLFGSGSATLSYARRGHVNLKEQLPMALMSAAGAVLGALLATIVPGDVLKAILPFLLIAIALYFGLKPNMGDVDQHSRVTPFVFTLTLVPLIGFYDGVFGPGTGSFFMLGFVTLAGFGVLKATAHTKFLNFGSNVGAFGVFLFFGAVLWKVGLLMGLGQFLGAQVGSRYAMAKGAKIIKPLLVIVSIALAIRLLADPTHPLRIWLGH, encoded by the coding sequence GTGCAAGATCTCGCCTTCCACCTGCTCGCCTTCCTGTTCGTCGCCGCCTTCATCGCAGGCTTCATCGATTCGATCGCCGGCGGCGGTGGCATGATCACCATTCCGGCCATGCTCATTGCGGGCATCCCGCCCTTGCAGACGCTCGGCACCAACAAGCTGCAGGGATTGTTCGGCTCCGGCTCGGCCACGCTGTCCTATGCCCGGCGCGGCCACGTGAACCTGAAAGAGCAGCTGCCGATGGCGCTGATGTCGGCCGCCGGCGCCGTGCTCGGCGCCCTGCTCGCAACCATCGTTCCCGGCGACGTGCTGAAGGCGATCCTGCCCTTTCTGCTGATCGCCATTGCGCTTTATTTCGGCCTGAAGCCGAACATGGGCGACGTCGACCAGCACAGCCGCGTCACCCCCTTCGTCTTCACGCTGACACTGGTGCCGCTAATCGGCTTTTATGACGGCGTCTTCGGCCCCGGCACCGGCTCGTTCTTCATGCTCGGCTTCGTTACCCTCGCCGGCTTCGGCGTGTTGAAGGCGACGGCGCACACGAAGTTCCTCAACTTTGGCTCCAACGTCGGCGCCTTCGGCGTCTTCCTCTTCTTCGGCGCCGTTCTCTGGAAGGTCGGCCTGTTGATGGGCCTCGGCCAGTTCCTCGGCGCCCAGGTCGGCTCGCGCTATGCCATGGCCAAGGGCGCCAAGATCATCAAGCCGCTGCTCGTCATCGTCTCGATCGCGCTCGCGATCCGGCTGCTCGCAGATCCGACGCATCCCTTGCGGATCTGGCTGGGGCATTGA
- the cobA gene encoding uroporphyrinogen-III C-methyltransferase, with amino-acid sequence MDDLFAGLPALEKGSVWLVGAGPGDPGLLTLHAANALRQADVIVHDALVNEDCLKLARPGAVLEFAGKRGGKPSPKQRDISLRLVELARAGNRVLRLKGGDPFVFGRGGEEALTLVEHQVPFRIVPGITAGIGGLAYAGIPVTHREVNHAVTFLTGHDSSGLVPDRINWQGIASGSPVIVMYMAMKHIGAITANLIAGGRSPDEPVAFVCNAATPQQAVLETTLARAEADVAAAGLEPPAIVVVGEVVRLRAALDWIGALDGRKLAADPFANRILRNPA; translated from the coding sequence ATCGACGACCTCTTTGCCGGATTGCCGGCGCTCGAAAAAGGTTCGGTCTGGCTGGTCGGCGCCGGCCCCGGCGATCCCGGCCTGTTGACGCTGCATGCGGCCAATGCGCTGCGCCAGGCGGATGTGATCGTGCATGATGCGCTGGTCAACGAGGATTGCCTGAAGCTCGCGCGGCCGGGCGCCGTGCTGGAGTTTGCGGGCAAGCGTGGCGGCAAGCCGTCGCCGAAGCAGCGCGACATCTCGCTTCGCCTCGTCGAACTCGCGCGCGCCGGCAACCGGGTGCTGCGCCTCAAAGGCGGCGATCCCTTCGTCTTCGGTCGCGGTGGCGAGGAGGCGCTGACGCTGGTCGAACACCAGGTGCCGTTCCGAATCGTGCCCGGCATCACCGCCGGTATCGGCGGGCTTGCCTATGCCGGCATTCCCGTGACCCATCGCGAGGTCAACCACGCGGTCACTTTCCTGACTGGCCATGATTCCTCCGGCCTGGTGCCGGATCGCATCAACTGGCAGGGCATCGCCAGCGGCTCGCCTGTCATCGTCATGTACATGGCGATGAAACATATCGGCGCGATCACCGCCAACCTCATTGCCGGCGGCCGCTCGCCGGACGAACCGGTCGCCTTCGTCTGCAACGCCGCGACGCCGCAGCAGGCGGTGCTGGAAACGACGCTTGCGCGTGCAGAGGCCGATGTTGCGGCGGCAGGGCTGGAGCCGCCGGCGATCGTCGTCGTCGGCGAGGTGGTGCGGCTGCGCGCAGCGCTCGACTGGATCGGCGCGCTGGACGGGCGCAAGCTTGCCGCCGACCCGTTCGCCAATCGCATTCTCAGGAACCCGGCATGA